A genomic segment from Falsibacillus pallidus encodes:
- a CDS encoding GNAT family N-acetyltransferase has translation MNRKMQDTYRIIPYEKKYADQTVQMWRDSKEAAIEQKEIHSFNSHLYFLNEILPKEFEIDIATLGEQVVGIIAYNKSEISQLYIHNDYQGKGIGKELLNRAKKNSSGSLSLYTFEINEKAQQFYARNGFKITARGHENEENLPDVRMEWKW, from the coding sequence ATGAATAGAAAGATGCAGGATACCTACCGAATTATTCCATATGAGAAAAAATATGCAGATCAGACCGTTCAAATGTGGCGGGACAGCAAGGAAGCAGCCATTGAACAAAAGGAAATCCATAGTTTTAATAGTCATTTGTATTTTTTAAATGAAATTCTGCCGAAAGAGTTCGAGATTGATATTGCCACGCTGGGTGAGCAGGTCGTGGGAATCATTGCTTATAACAAAAGTGAAATCAGCCAGCTTTATATCCATAACGATTATCAAGGAAAAGGGATTGGCAAGGAATTGTTAAATAGAGCAAAGAAAAACTCATCAGGCTCACTTTCTCTCTATACTTTTGAAATCAATGAGAAAGCCCAGCAGTTTTATGCCCGCAACGGTTTTAAAATCACTGCACGAGGACATGAGAATGAAGAAAACCTGCCGGATGTACGGATGGAATGGAAGTGGTAG